From Camelina sativa cultivar DH55 chromosome 20, Cs, whole genome shotgun sequence, the proteins below share one genomic window:
- the LOC104768808 gene encoding protein trichome birefringence-like 9, whose product MDHHQLFSLCSFSYLFKIKKHLYVSLFLLTLLIFSSFIVDVLPSLRFGLLSSFSLSQTLTKECDYSNGRWVRRTTSSSSVNGLLYGEECRFLDSGFRCRKNGRKDYGYLQWRWQPHGCNLPRFNASDFLERSRNGRIVFVGDSIGRNQWESLMCMLSQAIPNKSEIYEENGNPITKHKGFLSMRFPQQNLTVEYHRTPFLVVIGRPPDKSPKEIKTTVRVDEFNWQSKKWVGSDVLVFNTGHWWNEEKTVLTGCYFEEGRKVNKTMGVMEAFGKSLKTWKSWVLKRLDPHKSHVFFRSYSPVHYRNGTWNLGGLCDTEMEPETDKRKMEPDASHNEYIYKVIEEMRYRHIKVKFLNITYLTEFRKDGHPSRYREQGTPVDAPQDCSHWCLPGVPDTWNEILYAQLLSMNYRTK is encoded by the exons ATGGATCATCAtcaactcttctctctctgctCATTCTCGTATCTCTTCAAGATCAAGAAACATCTCTACGTCAGCCTCTTTCTACTGACTCTCCTCATATTCTCGAGCTTCATCGTCGACGTCTTGCCCTCTCTTCGTTTCGGTTTGTTGTCGTCGTTTTCGTTGTCTCAAACACTGACAAAGGAGTGCGATTACTCTAATGGAAGATGGGTTCGTCGAACAACATCGTCATCATCTGTTAACGGATTATTGTATGGAGAAGAGTGTCGCTTTCTTGATTCTGGTTTTCGTTGTCGCAAGAATGGAAGAAAAGATTATGGTTACCTCCAGTGGCGATGGCAACCACACGGCTGCAATCTTCCCCG ATTTAACGCAAGTGACTTTCTGGAGAGGAGTAGGAATGGGAGGATAGTGTTCGTCGGAGATTCCATCGGAAGAAACCAGTGGGAGTCTCTAATGTGCATGCTCTCACAAGCAATACCTAATAAATCTGAAATCTACGAAGAAAATGGGAACCCCATAACCAAACACAAGGGCTTCCTCTCGATGCGGTTCCCTCAGCAAAACCTCACTGTTGAGTATCACAGAACACCGTTTCTTGTCGTGATTGGTCGGCCACCGGATAAATCACCGAAAGAGATCAAAACCACAGTGAGAGTAGACGAATTCAACTGGCAAtcaaaaaaatgggtcgggtcagATGTTCTGGTCTTCAACACAGGGCACTGGTGGAACGAAGAGAAAACTGTGTTGAC AGGATGCTATTTTGAGGAGGGAAGGAAAGTGAATAAGACAATGGGAGTAATGGAGGCATTTGGGAAGTCTTTGAAGACATGGAAGTCATGGGTCTTAAAGAGACTTGATCCACACAAGAGTCATGTCTTCTTCAGAAGTTACTCTCCTGTGCACTATAG AAATGGGACTTGGAATTTGGGTGGTCTATGTGATACAGAGATGGAACCCGAGACtgataaaagaaagatggaACCTGATGCGAGCCACAACGAATATATCTATAAAGTAATTGAAGAAATGAGATATCGACATATTAAGGTTAAATTTCTGAACATTACATATCTGACAGAGTTCAGGAAAGATGGTCATCCTTCTCGGTATCGAGAGCAAGGCACTCCTGTTGATGCTCCTCAAGACTGCAGCCATTGGTGCCTACCCGGTGTGCCTGACACATGGAATGAGATTCTCTATGCACAACTCTTGTCAATGAACTATAGAACAAAGTGA